A single window of Martelella sp. NC20 DNA harbors:
- a CDS encoding ANTAR domain-containing response regulator: MKTFKRPDIAGKKALILHPPHATSEALVRQLALLRISTRVVWPQLDLADAEADFVFFDVDGGHEGQFPWEPGCAPMPTIGLIGSEAPGRIEWAIAQGADAHLLKPIGSTGVYSVLLVASHAFKTIRRQTDDIRALEGRLRQRPSVVQAVLLLMEEGARDQEAAMKTLRAIAMTWRMTLEEAAEAICNNEGRTKCGA, translated from the coding sequence ATGAAGACATTCAAGCGACCGGATATCGCCGGCAAAAAAGCTCTCATTCTCCACCCGCCGCATGCAACCAGTGAGGCGCTGGTGCGGCAGCTGGCGCTTCTCAGGATCTCCACACGGGTGGTCTGGCCGCAGCTCGATCTGGCGGATGCCGAGGCCGACTTCGTGTTTTTCGATGTCGATGGCGGCCATGAGGGCCAGTTTCCCTGGGAGCCGGGCTGTGCGCCCATGCCCACCATCGGGCTGATCGGATCGGAAGCGCCGGGCCGGATCGAATGGGCGATTGCACAGGGCGCCGATGCCCATCTGTTGAAGCCGATCGGCTCCACCGGTGTCTACAGCGTTCTGCTCGTGGCAAGCCACGCCTTCAAGACAATACGCCGGCAGACGGATGACATTCGCGCTCTCGAGGGCCGGCTGCGCCAGCGCCCGTCCGTCGTCCAGGCCGTCCTCTTGCTGATGGAAGAGGGCGCGCGCGATCAGGAGGCGGCCATGAAGACCCTGCGCGCCATTGCCATGACCTGGCGGATGACGCTCGAGGAAGCGGCGGAGGCCATCTGCAACAATGAAGGCCGCACCAAATGCGGTGCATGA
- a CDS encoding proline iminopeptidase-family hydrolase — MKDKEKEVSVTEGFAPYGEYRTWYRITGDLKSGKPPLIVVHGGPGCTHDYVDSYKDVAGSGRAVVHYDQVGNGKSTHLPEKGADFWTVDFFKKELHNLIDYLGIRDAYCVLGQSWGGMLGAEFAIDCPKGLKALVIANSPAAMETWISEANRLRKALPGGVHETLLKHEKAGTTDSAEYKAATDVFNQNHVCRIVPMPPEVQHTFDQIDEDPTVYHTMNGPNEFHVVGTMKNWSVVGKLSAIEAPTYLISGRFDEATQACVTPFLEEIPDVRWTVFGASSHMPHVEEREACIAAVCAYLDEKAA, encoded by the coding sequence ATGAAAGACAAGGAGAAAGAGGTGTCAGTCACAGAAGGTTTCGCGCCCTACGGCGAATATCGGACCTGGTATCGGATCACCGGCGACCTGAAATCCGGCAAGCCGCCTCTGATCGTGGTCCATGGCGGTCCTGGCTGCACGCATGATTATGTCGACAGCTACAAGGATGTCGCCGGGAGCGGCCGCGCCGTCGTCCACTACGATCAGGTCGGCAATGGCAAGTCCACACACCTGCCGGAAAAGGGCGCCGATTTCTGGACCGTCGATTTCTTCAAGAAGGAACTGCACAATCTGATCGATTATCTCGGCATTCGCGATGCCTATTGCGTGCTCGGCCAGTCGTGGGGCGGCATGTTGGGCGCGGAATTTGCAATCGATTGCCCAAAGGGCCTCAAGGCGCTGGTGATCGCCAATTCTCCGGCCGCTATGGAGACCTGGATTTCCGAAGCCAACCGGCTGCGCAAGGCGCTTCCGGGCGGCGTTCACGAGACGCTCCTGAAGCACGAAAAGGCAGGCACGACGGACAGCGCCGAATACAAGGCCGCCACCGACGTGTTCAATCAGAACCATGTCTGCCGGATCGTACCGATGCCGCCGGAGGTCCAGCATACATTCGATCAGATCGACGAGGACCCCACGGTCTATCACACGATGAACGGTCCGAACGAGTTCCATGTCGTCGGCACGATGAAGAACTGGTCCGTGGTCGGCAAGCTCTCCGCAATCGAGGCTCCGACCTACCTGATCTCCGGGCGCTTCGATGAAGCGACGCAAGCTTGCGTGACGCCCTTCCTGGAAGAAATTCCGGATGTCCGCTGGACCGTGTTCGGCGCTTCGTCCCACATGCCGCATGTCGAGGAACGGGAAGCCTGCATAGCGGCCGTTTGCGCCTATCTCGATGAAAAGGCCGCCTGA
- a CDS encoding transporter substrate-binding protein: MRRVVTSRRFDTPIGALSVDPATQHAALSCHMAEVGKDGRFRLFDRSIGPIVADPYLSGDAAREAFQPMPRAEKTASLKVVK, from the coding sequence GTGCGCCGGGTCGTCACCTCGCGCAGGTTCGATACGCCGATCGGGGCGCTCTCGGTCGATCCTGCAACACAGCACGCAGCACTTTCATGCCATATGGCGGAAGTCGGGAAAGACGGACGGTTCCGCCTGTTCGACCGCAGCATCGGACCGATCGTGGCCGACCCCTATCTTTCCGGTGATGCCGCACGCGAAGCTTTCCAGCCAATGCCGCGCGCCGAAAAAACAGCAAGCTTGAAGGTGGTCAAATGA
- the istB gene encoding IS21-like element helper ATPase IstB, translating into MSTEAPEILLAHDLKSLKLPTFQREYQKLARLCATEGVDHIGYLTRLAEREMIERDRRKVERRIKAAKFPVVKSLDSFDFTAIPKLNKMQVLELARCEWIERRENVIALGPSGTGKTHIALALGLAACQKGLSVGFTTAAAMVSEMMEARDERRLLRFQKQMAGYKLLIIDELGFVPLSKTGAELLFELISQRYERGATLITSNLPFDEWTEILGSERLTGALLDRVTHHVNILEMNGDSYRLAQSRARKAG; encoded by the coding sequence ATGAGCACCGAAGCACCCGAGATCCTGCTTGCCCACGACCTCAAGAGCCTGAAGCTGCCGACCTTCCAGCGGGAGTATCAGAAACTGGCCCGGCTTTGCGCCACCGAGGGCGTTGATCATATCGGATACCTCACCCGGCTTGCCGAGCGGGAAATGATCGAACGGGATCGCCGCAAGGTCGAGCGCCGTATCAAGGCAGCCAAATTCCCGGTTGTCAAAAGCCTCGACAGTTTCGATTTTACCGCCATACCGAAGCTCAACAAGATGCAGGTGCTGGAACTGGCCCGCTGCGAATGGATCGAGCGTCGCGAGAACGTCATCGCTCTCGGCCCCAGCGGAACCGGGAAGACGCACATAGCGCTCGCCCTTGGCCTGGCCGCCTGCCAGAAGGGCCTGTCCGTTGGCTTCACCACAGCAGCTGCCATGGTCAGCGAGATGATGGAGGCCCGTGACGAGCGGCGTCTCCTACGTTTCCAGAAGCAGATGGCAGGATACAAGCTGCTGATCATCGACGAACTTGGCTTCGTGCCGTTGTCAAAGACCGGCGCGGAGCTGCTGTTCGAGTTGATCTCGCAACGCTATGAGCGGGGCGCCACCCTGATCACCAGCAATCTGCCCTTTGACGAATGGACAGAAATCCTGGGATCCGAGCGACTGACTGGCGCTCTGCTCGACCGCGTCACCCACCACGTCAACATTCTCGAAATGAATGGCGACAGCTATCGTCTCGCCCAAAGCCGCGCCAGAAAGGCTGGCTGA